The proteins below are encoded in one region of Sminthopsis crassicaudata isolate SCR6 chromosome 1, ASM4859323v1, whole genome shotgun sequence:
- the E4F1 gene encoding transcription factor E4F1 isoform X1 codes for MEGAMAVRVAAAHTAGAGAGAGRERGEPGGAAAAATSAPGGFLGLTTPFSEEDEDDVHKCGRCQSEFTTLEDFVQHKIQKACQRTPQEATTATAAALLGQEQVVPSGEESITVAHIVVETSSLSEDVSNAPDIIGNGHIKEVIVAATDHVFENPSGPGDSEVVEGPVSPDDTEQDVSTELLKVKLLVNKEGRYVCELCHKTFKTASILKAHMITHSSKKDYECKLCGTSFRTKGSLIRHHRRHTDERPYKCKNCGKSFRESGALTRHLKSLTPCTEKIRFNMNKEIVVSKEDIPPGTNDSNNETITAITSESIETTPPVIHLVTDDKGTVIHEVHVQMQELPVEMKTLAQETSVPEKVPSEGEVSSENLLRQAMQNSGLVIERVAVEEGPMPAEPCVGTAQEPGPEGVRTGEQHFVAVEEVQTADPASQSGYTQYSCPQCVEVFRSAPALEVHAKVHLGQQLFRCEQCGKEFPKAYLLKKHQEVHVRERRFRCGECGKLYKTIAHVKGHRRVHSDERPYACPKCGKRYKTKNAQQVHFRIHLEEKPHVCQFCSRGFREKGSLVRHVRHHTGEKPFKCYKCGRGFAEHGTLNRHLRTKGGCLLEVEEVVVSRASPSAPTLSEDAHTVLVEFSSVVADTQEYIIEATTEDTETSEATEIIEGTQAEVDSHIMKVVQQIVHQAGSGHQIIVQNVTVDEDEGMATGAAAASDTITIATPESLTEQVAMTLASAIGEGAVLTTRAGIEADQATVTMVASEDIEILEHAGEFVISSQEGELEVQTVIV; via the exons ATGAAGATGATGTGCATAAGTGTGGCCGTTGCCAATCTGAGTTCACCACCCTGGAAGACTTTGTGCAACACAAAATACAGAAGGCATGTCAGCGCACACCCCAGGAAGCTAcgacagcaacagcagcagctcTGCTTGGCCAGGAG CAGGTGGTCCCATCTGGGGAGGAGTCCATTACAGTGGCTCACATTGTTGTGGAGACATCTTCGCTCTCAGAGGATGTCAGCAATGCTCCAGACATCATTG GCAATGGTCATATCAAAGAAGTTATTGTTGCAGCAACAGACCACGTCTTTGAAAACCCCAGTGGGCCTGGGGACAGTGAGGTTGTAGAAGGTCCTGTTAGTCCTGATGATACTGAGCAAGATGTTTCCACTGAGCTACTGAAGGTGAAACTGCTTGTCAACAAGGAAGGACGCTATGTGTGTGAGCTGTGTCACAAGACTTTTAAAACG GCCAGCATCCTCAAAGCCCACATGATCACACACAGCAGCAAGAAGGACTATGAGTGTAAGTTATGTGGAACTTCCTTTAGGACCAAGGGTTCTCTCATCCGGCATCACCGGCGGCACACAG ATGAGCGTCCTTATAAGTGCAAGAACTGTGGAAAGAGCTTTAGAGAGTCTGGAGCACTGACCCGACACCTGAAATCCTTAACTCCCTGTACAGAAAAAATCCGGTTCAACATGAACAAAGAAATAGTTGTCAGCAAAGAAGACATTCCCCCAG GAACCAATGATTCAAACAACGAAACAATCACAGCCATCACAAGTGAATCCATTGAGACAACCCCACCAGTAATTCACCTTGTCACTGATGATAAGGGAACTGTCATCCATGAGGTCCACGTCCAGATGCAGGAGCTTCCTGTGGAAATGAAAACGTTAGCCCAGGAA ACTTCAGTCCCTGAAAAGGTACCATCTGAAGGGGAGGTGAGCAGTGAGAATTTGCTGAGACAAGCCATGCAAAATTCAGGTCTCGTGATTGAGAGAGTTGCAGTAGAAGAGGGGCCCATGCCAGCTGAGCCTTGTGTTGGCACTGCCCAGGAGCCAGGGCCCGAGGGGGTGAGGACAGGAGAACAGCACTTTGTGGCTGTGGAAGAAGTGCAAACA GCGGACCCAGCGTCCCAGAGCGGATACACACAGTACTCCTGCCCTCAGTGTGTAGAGGTCTTCAGGTCAGCCCCGGCGCTGGAGGTGCATGCCAAAGTTCACCTTG GACAACAGCTGTTCAGGTGTGAGCAGTGTGGGAAAGAGTTTCCTAAGGCCTACCTGTTGAAGAAGCATCAGGAGGTACATGTCAGAGAGCGGCGCTTCCGCTGTGGCGAGTGTGGGAAGCTCTATAAGACCATCGCCCATGTGAAGGGGCACCGTCGCGTACACTCCGATGAGCGTCCATATGCCTGTCCCAAATGTGGGAAACGTTATAAGACCAAG AATGCCCAGCAGGTGCACTTCCGGATACACCTGGAGGAAAAGCCGCATGTGTGTCAGTTCTGCAGCCGGGGCTTTCGGGAGAAGGGCTCCCTGGTACGGCACGTGAGACAtcacactggggagaagccctTCAAGTGCTATAAGTGTGGCCGTGGCTTTGCCGAGCACGGTACTCTTAACCGGCATCTGCGGACCAAAG GAGGCTGCTTGCTGGAGGTGGAAGAAGTGGTGGTGTCCAGGGCCAGCCCATCTGCTCCAACCTTGTCTGAGGATGCCCATACGGTGCTGGTGGAGTTCTCCTCAGTGGTGGCCGACACTCAGGAGTACATCATTGAG GCCACTACAGAAGACACTGAGACCAGTGAAGCCACGGAAATCATTGAGGGCACCCAGGCCGAG GTGGACAGTCATATCATGAAGGTAGTGCAGCAGATTGTGCACCAGGCAGGTTCCGGTCACCAAATCATCGTCCAGAATGTCACGGTGGATGAAGATGAGGGAATGGCTACCGGTGCAGCGGCTGCGTCTGATACCATCACCATTGCCACTCCTGAGAGCCTCACAGAGCAAGTGGCCATGACCCTGGCCTCAGCCATAGGAGAGGGTGCTGTGTTGACTACTCGGGCAGGAATTGAGGCTGACCAGGCCACAGTCACTATGGTGGCTTCTGAGGACATTGAGATCCTGGAGCATGCTGGGGAATTTGTGATCTCCTCACAAGAGGGTGAATTGGAGGTACAGACAGTCATTGTGTAG
- the E4F1 gene encoding transcription factor E4F1 isoform X2, which yields MEGAMAVRVAAAHTAGAGAGAGRERGEPGGAAAAATSAPGGFLGLTTPFSEEDEDDVHKCGRCQSEFTTLEDFVQHKIQKACQRTPQEATTATAAALLGQEVVPSGEESITVAHIVVETSSLSEDVSNAPDIIGNGHIKEVIVAATDHVFENPSGPGDSEVVEGPVSPDDTEQDVSTELLKVKLLVNKEGRYVCELCHKTFKTASILKAHMITHSSKKDYECKLCGTSFRTKGSLIRHHRRHTDERPYKCKNCGKSFRESGALTRHLKSLTPCTEKIRFNMNKEIVVSKEDIPPGTNDSNNETITAITSESIETTPPVIHLVTDDKGTVIHEVHVQMQELPVEMKTLAQETSVPEKVPSEGEVSSENLLRQAMQNSGLVIERVAVEEGPMPAEPCVGTAQEPGPEGVRTGEQHFVAVEEVQTADPASQSGYTQYSCPQCVEVFRSAPALEVHAKVHLGQQLFRCEQCGKEFPKAYLLKKHQEVHVRERRFRCGECGKLYKTIAHVKGHRRVHSDERPYACPKCGKRYKTKNAQQVHFRIHLEEKPHVCQFCSRGFREKGSLVRHVRHHTGEKPFKCYKCGRGFAEHGTLNRHLRTKGGCLLEVEEVVVSRASPSAPTLSEDAHTVLVEFSSVVADTQEYIIEATTEDTETSEATEIIEGTQAEVDSHIMKVVQQIVHQAGSGHQIIVQNVTVDEDEGMATGAAAASDTITIATPESLTEQVAMTLASAIGEGAVLTTRAGIEADQATVTMVASEDIEILEHAGEFVISSQEGELEVQTVIV from the exons ATGAAGATGATGTGCATAAGTGTGGCCGTTGCCAATCTGAGTTCACCACCCTGGAAGACTTTGTGCAACACAAAATACAGAAGGCATGTCAGCGCACACCCCAGGAAGCTAcgacagcaacagcagcagctcTGCTTGGCCAGGAG GTGGTCCCATCTGGGGAGGAGTCCATTACAGTGGCTCACATTGTTGTGGAGACATCTTCGCTCTCAGAGGATGTCAGCAATGCTCCAGACATCATTG GCAATGGTCATATCAAAGAAGTTATTGTTGCAGCAACAGACCACGTCTTTGAAAACCCCAGTGGGCCTGGGGACAGTGAGGTTGTAGAAGGTCCTGTTAGTCCTGATGATACTGAGCAAGATGTTTCCACTGAGCTACTGAAGGTGAAACTGCTTGTCAACAAGGAAGGACGCTATGTGTGTGAGCTGTGTCACAAGACTTTTAAAACG GCCAGCATCCTCAAAGCCCACATGATCACACACAGCAGCAAGAAGGACTATGAGTGTAAGTTATGTGGAACTTCCTTTAGGACCAAGGGTTCTCTCATCCGGCATCACCGGCGGCACACAG ATGAGCGTCCTTATAAGTGCAAGAACTGTGGAAAGAGCTTTAGAGAGTCTGGAGCACTGACCCGACACCTGAAATCCTTAACTCCCTGTACAGAAAAAATCCGGTTCAACATGAACAAAGAAATAGTTGTCAGCAAAGAAGACATTCCCCCAG GAACCAATGATTCAAACAACGAAACAATCACAGCCATCACAAGTGAATCCATTGAGACAACCCCACCAGTAATTCACCTTGTCACTGATGATAAGGGAACTGTCATCCATGAGGTCCACGTCCAGATGCAGGAGCTTCCTGTGGAAATGAAAACGTTAGCCCAGGAA ACTTCAGTCCCTGAAAAGGTACCATCTGAAGGGGAGGTGAGCAGTGAGAATTTGCTGAGACAAGCCATGCAAAATTCAGGTCTCGTGATTGAGAGAGTTGCAGTAGAAGAGGGGCCCATGCCAGCTGAGCCTTGTGTTGGCACTGCCCAGGAGCCAGGGCCCGAGGGGGTGAGGACAGGAGAACAGCACTTTGTGGCTGTGGAAGAAGTGCAAACA GCGGACCCAGCGTCCCAGAGCGGATACACACAGTACTCCTGCCCTCAGTGTGTAGAGGTCTTCAGGTCAGCCCCGGCGCTGGAGGTGCATGCCAAAGTTCACCTTG GACAACAGCTGTTCAGGTGTGAGCAGTGTGGGAAAGAGTTTCCTAAGGCCTACCTGTTGAAGAAGCATCAGGAGGTACATGTCAGAGAGCGGCGCTTCCGCTGTGGCGAGTGTGGGAAGCTCTATAAGACCATCGCCCATGTGAAGGGGCACCGTCGCGTACACTCCGATGAGCGTCCATATGCCTGTCCCAAATGTGGGAAACGTTATAAGACCAAG AATGCCCAGCAGGTGCACTTCCGGATACACCTGGAGGAAAAGCCGCATGTGTGTCAGTTCTGCAGCCGGGGCTTTCGGGAGAAGGGCTCCCTGGTACGGCACGTGAGACAtcacactggggagaagccctTCAAGTGCTATAAGTGTGGCCGTGGCTTTGCCGAGCACGGTACTCTTAACCGGCATCTGCGGACCAAAG GAGGCTGCTTGCTGGAGGTGGAAGAAGTGGTGGTGTCCAGGGCCAGCCCATCTGCTCCAACCTTGTCTGAGGATGCCCATACGGTGCTGGTGGAGTTCTCCTCAGTGGTGGCCGACACTCAGGAGTACATCATTGAG GCCACTACAGAAGACACTGAGACCAGTGAAGCCACGGAAATCATTGAGGGCACCCAGGCCGAG GTGGACAGTCATATCATGAAGGTAGTGCAGCAGATTGTGCACCAGGCAGGTTCCGGTCACCAAATCATCGTCCAGAATGTCACGGTGGATGAAGATGAGGGAATGGCTACCGGTGCAGCGGCTGCGTCTGATACCATCACCATTGCCACTCCTGAGAGCCTCACAGAGCAAGTGGCCATGACCCTGGCCTCAGCCATAGGAGAGGGTGCTGTGTTGACTACTCGGGCAGGAATTGAGGCTGACCAGGCCACAGTCACTATGGTGGCTTCTGAGGACATTGAGATCCTGGAGCATGCTGGGGAATTTGTGATCTCCTCACAAGAGGGTGAATTGGAGGTACAGACAGTCATTGTGTAG